A region from the Desulfitobacterium dehalogenans ATCC 51507 genome encodes:
- the cmk gene encoding (d)CMP kinase: MKKNLQIAIDGPAGAGKSTIAKAIAKRLELFYVDTGAMYRAIAYKALNLNIPLKQEEDITRMARQTDITLEHSEARRVFCDGLDVTEAIRSPEVSRSVSVIAAYPEVRERLVELQRQEAGRGGVVMDGRDIGTYVLPDADLKVFLTASSEERAKRRWLELQQSGKRLSLDEVQKDMEARDHHDQQRAVSPLVPASDAIILDTTGLQVEEIVERILNLIKNKPEIG, encoded by the coding sequence ATGAAAAAAAATCTTCAGATAGCTATTGATGGCCCTGCAGGTGCGGGTAAAAGTACAATTGCCAAGGCAATCGCCAAGCGCTTAGAGCTTTTTTATGTTGACACAGGGGCAATGTACAGAGCCATAGCTTACAAGGCTCTGAACCTAAATATACCGTTGAAACAGGAAGAGGACATTACAAGAATGGCCCGGCAAACGGATATCACTCTGGAGCACTCAGAGGCAAGAAGGGTGTTTTGTGATGGCTTGGATGTTACTGAAGCCATACGCAGCCCTGAAGTATCCCGTTCAGTTTCTGTGATTGCTGCCTACCCTGAAGTCAGAGAACGATTAGTAGAACTTCAACGTCAGGAAGCCGGGCGCGGAGGGGTGGTTATGGACGGCAGAGACATCGGAACCTATGTCTTGCCTGATGCCGACCTCAAAGTATTTTTGACCGCTTCTTCTGAAGAAAGGGCCAAACGGCGCTGGCTGGAACTTCAGCAATCCGGGAAAAGACTGTCCTTAGATGAGGTGCAAAAGGACATGGAAGCCCGGGATCACCATGATCAACAGCGGGCAGTCTCTCCTTTAGTTCCGGCTTCTGATGCGATCATACTGGATACAACCGGTTTGCAGGTCGAGGAGATTGTTGAACGTATTCTTAACTTAATTAAGAATAAACCGGAGATAGGATAA
- a CDS encoding lysophospholipid acyltransferase family protein — MSLYQFFRRLFRLQFRVMGWKVHGIENFPKSGPVIMVSNHVSNWDPVVAACSVARDVSFMAKEELFANPLLGGVFHRLGAFPVKRGQGDTSAIRNSLKVLKEGKVLGLFPEGTRSKTGEMQKGFPGMILLMEKSQAPIVPVRVNGTQNLLTRGWGHLEVIIGKPITPEQLKAPEGVENRREWAAEQIMKAIEELKV; from the coding sequence ATGAGCCTCTATCAGTTTTTTAGAAGATTATTTCGCCTTCAGTTTCGAGTGATGGGCTGGAAGGTTCATGGTATTGAGAATTTCCCCAAGAGCGGTCCGGTGATCATGGTCAGCAATCATGTCAGCAACTGGGATCCTGTGGTAGCGGCCTGTAGTGTTGCCCGTGATGTTTCTTTTATGGCTAAGGAGGAATTATTCGCCAACCCACTTTTGGGAGGGGTTTTCCATAGACTAGGGGCATTTCCTGTCAAACGGGGACAAGGAGATACCAGTGCCATTCGTAACTCCTTGAAGGTTCTTAAAGAAGGGAAAGTCCTTGGGCTTTTTCCCGAAGGAACCCGCTCTAAAACCGGTGAAATGCAAAAGGGTTTTCCCGGGATGATTTTATTGATGGAAAAAAGCCAAGCTCCCATTGTACCTGTGCGAGTCAATGGAACCCAAAACCTCCTTACGCGGGGATGGGGACATCTGGAAGTGATTATCGGAAAGCCCATCACTCCTGAACAACTCAAGGCGCCTGAAGGAGTTGAAAACCGCAGGGAGTGGGCCGCCGAACAAATTATGAAGGCTATTGAGGAATTAAAGGTATAA
- a CDS encoding bifunctional 4-hydroxy-3-methylbut-2-enyl diphosphate reductase/30S ribosomal protein S1 codes for MKIIRAEKAGFCFGVKRALDMAERTVQSSSTASLGPLIHNKQVVEKMERQGVRVVGEVKETQAGDTLIIRSHGVPPDIYDEAQRCQVKVVDATCPFVQKAQQLAAESSQSSQVVVVGDRQHPEVQGILGWAGGSAIAIETLEEAVELPFYEKLSVLAQTTQPAANFHGIVDELKKHTHELKVHNTICNATEERQTVARELAGNVEVMIVVGGKNSANTRKLAGICSERTRTYLIETADELENNWFTGVETVGLTAGASTPDWIIEEVYKKMSTMENNETHEMMNMEDWAEEMQNLHRGALVTGTVVKINHDEVFVDLGWKSEGVISLKELTVASGLQPSDIVSIGDKISAVVLRVENEEGNPVLSKRRADEMAAVDKLKELAESKEEIQGKVADVVKGGLIVDVGMRGFVPASQIQPGYVEDLNQFKGQTLRLRVIEFDPAKRRVVLSQKEILQEEQAAKKEHLLGTLQEGDVVSGVVKRLAQFGAFVDIGGVDGLLHVSDIAYTRVKHPSEYVNVGDEVEVQILKVDKDQGKISLGLKQLKPSPWESAPEKYALGSLVTGKVVRIAPFGAFVQLEDGIDALIHISQLSEKRVNKVEDIVKVGDMVQAKVIECKPEEKRISLSIREAAAEAQATEDAELLASQSEAPQVTIGDIIQSESES; via the coding sequence TTGAAAATCATCCGGGCGGAAAAAGCCGGATTTTGCTTTGGTGTTAAACGAGCCTTAGATATGGCAGAGCGAACTGTTCAATCTTCAAGCACCGCGTCTTTAGGACCCTTAATTCATAACAAGCAGGTTGTGGAGAAGATGGAGAGGCAAGGGGTTCGTGTGGTAGGGGAAGTGAAGGAGACTCAAGCGGGTGACACCTTGATTATTCGCTCCCACGGGGTGCCTCCGGATATCTATGATGAAGCCCAACGCTGTCAAGTCAAGGTAGTGGATGCCACTTGTCCATTTGTGCAAAAGGCTCAGCAGCTGGCTGCAGAATCCTCTCAATCCAGTCAAGTGGTAGTAGTGGGGGATCGGCAGCACCCTGAAGTCCAAGGAATCTTAGGCTGGGCCGGTGGGAGTGCCATTGCCATTGAGACCCTTGAGGAAGCCGTGGAACTTCCCTTTTATGAGAAGCTTTCCGTACTTGCTCAAACAACCCAACCGGCAGCTAATTTCCATGGAATTGTGGATGAGTTAAAAAAACATACCCATGAGCTCAAGGTACATAATACGATTTGCAATGCCACCGAAGAGCGACAGACCGTAGCCCGTGAATTGGCGGGTAATGTTGAGGTGATGATTGTGGTCGGAGGCAAAAACAGCGCCAACACCAGAAAATTGGCGGGGATTTGCTCAGAACGAACCCGGACCTATCTCATCGAAACAGCTGACGAATTGGAAAATAACTGGTTTACAGGGGTCGAAACCGTAGGATTAACGGCGGGGGCCTCGACACCAGATTGGATTATTGAGGAGGTTTATAAGAAGATGTCGACAATGGAAAATAACGAAACCCATGAAATGATGAATATGGAGGACTGGGCTGAAGAAATGCAAAATTTGCATCGGGGAGCCTTAGTCACAGGAACCGTAGTGAAAATCAATCACGATGAAGTATTTGTTGACTTAGGTTGGAAATCGGAAGGAGTTATCTCCTTGAAGGAACTCACCGTAGCTTCTGGCCTTCAACCCAGCGATATCGTATCCATCGGCGATAAAATCAGTGCTGTCGTCCTGCGTGTGGAGAATGAAGAAGGAAACCCTGTTCTCTCTAAACGCCGGGCTGATGAAATGGCTGCTGTGGACAAGCTGAAAGAATTGGCGGAGAGTAAAGAAGAGATTCAAGGAAAAGTGGCTGATGTGGTCAAAGGTGGTCTTATTGTTGACGTAGGTATGCGAGGCTTTGTCCCTGCCTCCCAAATTCAGCCAGGTTATGTAGAGGATTTAAATCAATTTAAAGGCCAGACTCTGCGTCTCCGGGTGATTGAGTTTGATCCGGCTAAGCGGCGTGTTGTCCTTTCCCAGAAAGAAATTCTGCAAGAAGAGCAAGCTGCTAAGAAAGAGCACCTTCTTGGGACCCTTCAGGAAGGGGATGTGGTCAGTGGCGTCGTGAAGAGACTGGCTCAGTTCGGTGCGTTTGTGGATATCGGTGGAGTTGACGGATTGCTTCATGTTTCCGATATAGCTTATACCCGGGTTAAGCATCCTTCTGAATATGTTAATGTGGGGGATGAAGTAGAAGTCCAAATCCTCAAAGTGGATAAAGATCAGGGCAAAATTTCCCTGGGTCTAAAACAATTAAAACCCAGCCCATGGGAAAGCGCTCCTGAAAAATATGCCTTAGGCTCTTTGGTTACAGGAAAAGTGGTGCGCATAGCTCCCTTTGGAGCCTTTGTCCAATTGGAGGATGGTATTGATGCGCTGATTCATATCTCCCAGCTTTCTGAAAAACGGGTCAACAAAGTTGAAGATATAGTGAAAGTCGGTGACATGGTTCAAGCAAAGGTCATTGAATGCAAGCCGGAAGAAAAACGGATTAGCTTAAGTATCCGTGAAGCTGCTGCTGAAGCACAGGCTACGGAAGATGCAGAACTTTTAGCCAGTCAGTCAGAAGCGCCTCAGGTTACTATCGGTGATATAATTCAATCTGAATCAGAATCCTAA
- a CDS encoding L-lactate permease encodes MAEYFQNYNPTGNVWLSTFLAALPIIVLLYLLALHPHKDKQGNKQLGIFAPYAAITAAIVAILVAIFMMKMPVPTTLAAFGYGALSGLFPIGWIIFAAIFLYNTTLITGKFEILKNSVASLSPDRRLQALLIAFSFGAFIEGASGFGTPVAVSGAIMVGLGFRPMTAAVICLIANTAPVAWGAIGTPILTLGQVTGIPAELISMQAGRQLPFFSVIVPFWLVATLVFMDKGSWKDVWEVWPATLVSGLSFAITQFAMSQAGNVMLVDIGSGIVSMVVTALFLKVWSPKNIMGHEDAHENKGAATQLNKKKLEVPKHSMKELITAWMPWAFLAIAVFFWGMGDVKTFLNGIFNPKFPVPFLDGMVHHTAPVGSPDTPMAAVYSWNILTMAGTGIMLAAILSNIFVLRLSAAQWAQAFNMTAKRMVVPITVICSVLGLGYLTRYAGTDAILGLAFTKTGSAYPFFASMLGWLGVFLTGSDTSSNAMFGGLQKITAEQLGLNPVLIVTANSTGGVMGKMIDAQSIVVATVACYENHQEGMAAVGPIFRAVIWHSIALAVLLSGLVWAQAYIFPWMQVTM; translated from the coding sequence ATGGCGGAGTATTTTCAAAATTATAACCCCACGGGTAATGTGTGGCTATCGACGTTCTTAGCAGCGCTGCCTATTATTGTATTACTCTATTTGCTCGCTTTACATCCGCACAAGGATAAACAAGGTAATAAGCAGCTTGGAATCTTTGCTCCCTATGCAGCTATTACTGCGGCCATAGTAGCTATTTTAGTGGCTATCTTTATGATGAAGATGCCTGTTCCAACCACTTTAGCTGCCTTTGGTTATGGTGCGTTAAGTGGCCTGTTCCCAATCGGATGGATTATCTTTGCTGCTATTTTCCTTTATAATACTACTTTAATCACAGGTAAATTTGAAATTCTCAAAAACTCTGTAGCATCTCTTTCACCTGACCGTCGTTTGCAAGCATTGCTGATTGCTTTCAGCTTTGGTGCTTTCATTGAAGGTGCTTCCGGTTTCGGTACTCCGGTTGCTGTGTCCGGTGCTATCATGGTGGGCTTGGGCTTCCGTCCGATGACAGCTGCGGTAATCTGCTTGATCGCTAATACTGCTCCTGTTGCTTGGGGAGCTATCGGTACACCAATTCTTACCTTGGGTCAAGTTACAGGAATTCCAGCTGAGCTGATCAGTATGCAAGCTGGACGTCAACTTCCTTTCTTCTCCGTTATCGTTCCTTTCTGGCTCGTTGCTACCCTCGTCTTCATGGATAAAGGATCCTGGAAAGATGTCTGGGAAGTATGGCCCGCAACCTTAGTTTCCGGCCTTTCCTTCGCTATCACCCAGTTCGCTATGTCCCAAGCTGGAAACGTTATGCTTGTCGATATCGGTTCCGGTATCGTAAGTATGGTTGTAACCGCACTCTTCTTAAAAGTATGGTCTCCCAAGAATATCATGGGTCACGAAGATGCCCATGAGAACAAAGGTGCTGCTACCCAGCTGAATAAGAAGAAGCTGGAGGTTCCCAAGCACAGCATGAAGGAACTCATCACCGCTTGGATGCCTTGGGCTTTCCTTGCTATCGCAGTATTCTTCTGGGGTATGGGTGATGTTAAGACCTTCTTGAATGGGATCTTTAATCCAAAATTCCCTGTGCCTTTCCTTGATGGAATGGTTCACCATACCGCACCGGTCGGTTCACCTGATACACCGATGGCTGCAGTCTACAGCTGGAATATCCTAACCATGGCTGGTACAGGAATTATGTTGGCTGCAATTCTTTCCAATATTTTTGTCCTGAGACTCTCTGCAGCTCAATGGGCTCAAGCCTTCAATATGACAGCTAAACGGATGGTTGTTCCCATCACCGTTATCTGCTCCGTATTAGGATTAGGTTACCTGACACGTTATGCAGGAACCGATGCTATCCTCGGTTTGGCCTTCACTAAGACAGGATCAGCCTATCCCTTCTTTGCTTCCATGCTCGGTTGGCTAGGGGTGTTCCTGACGGGTAGTGATACATCCTCCAACGCTATGTTCGGTGGACTCCAAAAAATTACTGCTGAACAGCTTGGCTTGAACCCTGTCCTCATCGTTACCGCAAACAGTACCGGTGGTGTTATGGGTAAAATGATCGATGCTCAAAGTATCGTGGTTGCTACCGTTGCTTGCTATGAGAACCATCAAGAAGGTATGGCTGCCGTTGGACCAATCTTCCGTGCAGTTATCTGGCATAGTATTGCACTAGCCGTTCTGCTCAGCGGACTGGTCTGGGCTCAAGCGTATATCTTCCCATGGATGCAGGTTACTATGTAA
- the ftsW gene encoding putative lipid II flippase FtsW, with protein sequence MPKRRKRSTLVKIPKPLREVDFYLLISVLAILVFGMVMVLTAGSVRGYSESENVFFYVVRQGKWALLGGFAALIMTRIPYPLLKKLSGIGMGVTLILLVMVLGSDSGIEAGGASRWLQIGPMKLQPSEIAKIAMVLFLAHYIDRYPVKRLRDLAWPVLILIPLFALVYKQPDLGTTMVLVFTAAALFWQTELSTWWFILAVPCFGAPLLYLIYNTTYQWNRILVWLDPWKYASKLGYQIINAEIAFGSGGIFGVGLGRSMQKFGYLPEVYTDMIFALIGEELGLIGTLLLISLFVLCYGRGFYIARQCPDCFGRLLAFGITFSLAIQTTINLCVVTGVLPVTGITLPLVSYGGSSLVITLVEIGILLNISRYSKISRPQRRSSAISPVEGKTLRE encoded by the coding sequence GTGCCGAAAAGACGAAAACGCTCTACTCTCGTAAAAATACCCAAACCTTTGCGTGAGGTGGATTTTTATTTATTGATCTCGGTTCTTGCTATTCTGGTTTTTGGGATGGTCATGGTTCTCACGGCAGGTTCGGTTCGGGGCTACAGCGAGAGTGAGAATGTATTCTTCTATGTGGTGAGGCAGGGGAAATGGGCTTTATTGGGTGGCTTTGCAGCACTGATTATGACAAGGATTCCTTATCCTTTGCTCAAGAAATTGTCCGGTATCGGTATGGGAGTTACGTTGATCCTACTGGTCATGGTCCTTGGCTCAGATAGTGGGATTGAAGCCGGTGGAGCTTCTCGCTGGCTGCAAATCGGCCCTATGAAACTCCAGCCTTCGGAAATTGCCAAAATAGCCATGGTTCTTTTTTTGGCTCATTATATCGATCGTTATCCCGTGAAAAGATTAAGGGATCTGGCCTGGCCGGTCCTCATCCTTATTCCGCTGTTTGCTTTAGTTTATAAACAACCGGATTTAGGAACGACCATGGTCCTGGTGTTTACAGCCGCCGCTCTTTTCTGGCAGACCGAGCTGTCGACATGGTGGTTTATATTAGCCGTTCCTTGTTTTGGTGCCCCTCTTCTCTACCTGATTTATAATACTACCTACCAATGGAACCGTATTCTCGTTTGGCTGGATCCCTGGAAATATGCCTCCAAACTGGGTTATCAAATCATTAATGCGGAGATTGCTTTTGGGTCTGGGGGGATTTTCGGTGTAGGTTTGGGAAGGAGTATGCAAAAATTCGGCTACCTGCCGGAGGTTTATACGGATATGATTTTTGCTTTGATCGGAGAAGAACTGGGGTTAATCGGTACCTTATTATTAATTAGTTTGTTCGTCCTCTGCTATGGAAGGGGATTCTACATTGCAAGACAATGCCCGGACTGCTTTGGACGCTTGTTAGCTTTTGGGATTACCTTTTCCCTGGCAATTCAAACCACCATTAATCTTTGTGTCGTCACGGGAGTATTGCCTGTAACGGGAATTACCCTGCCTTTAGTCTCCTATGGAGGGAGTTCCTTGGTGATTACCTTGGTGGAGATCGGTATCTTACTGAATATTTCCCGATACAGTAAAATATCCAGGCCTCAGAGGCGCTCTTCAGCCATCTCTCCGGTTGAAGGAAAGACTTTGCGGGAATAA
- a CDS encoding CPBP family intramembrane glutamic endopeptidase: MRGIENQEHELGQESLLTKEDGTEILPRRLTWVDLFYALLGIVVLYLGVGYVMAWFASWWEYERILLYVNGFITQGMFLVVILAIMRVRKWTWSDLGWKDVKGRYAGNVLAFYALTWIINIFYAAYLFQKGFTPPETDIYSKLLGNATVVTFCLNLILAGVLAPIIEETMFRGIIFGSLQTYMGKWTAAGVSAAIFSGLHLQSYGFIPRFVLGMVLAYLVMKHKSIKPAVALHAVNNIVALLLVALSEGLL; this comes from the coding sequence GTGAGAGGAATCGAAAATCAAGAGCATGAACTGGGACAGGAGTCCCTTTTAACGAAAGAGGATGGAACTGAGATTCTACCTAGGCGTTTGACCTGGGTCGACTTATTTTATGCCCTTCTGGGAATCGTCGTCCTTTATCTTGGCGTAGGCTATGTGATGGCTTGGTTCGCCAGTTGGTGGGAATATGAGCGTATCCTGCTTTACGTTAATGGATTTATAACTCAGGGTATGTTTTTAGTCGTTATTTTAGCCATCATGAGAGTTCGCAAATGGACATGGAGTGACTTGGGATGGAAGGACGTGAAGGGCAGATATGCAGGAAATGTACTGGCCTTTTATGCCCTGACTTGGATTATTAATATTTTTTATGCGGCTTATTTATTCCAAAAAGGTTTTACACCTCCCGAAACGGATATTTATTCTAAATTATTGGGCAATGCCACGGTGGTGACCTTTTGTCTCAATCTTATCCTGGCAGGGGTCCTTGCCCCGATTATTGAAGAGACCATGTTTCGCGGGATTATCTTTGGCAGCTTGCAGACCTATATGGGCAAGTGGACTGCCGCCGGGGTAAGTGCAGCAATTTTTTCAGGTTTACATTTACAGTCTTACGGCTTTATACCGCGTTTTGTCTTGGGGATGGTCCTTGCTTATCTTGTCATGAAGCATAAGTCCATTAAGCCTGCCGTAGCTTTACATGCCGTCAATAATATTGTGGCCTTACTTTTGGTTGCCCTTTCAGAGGGATTGTTGTGA